One genomic window of Stieleria sp. JC731 includes the following:
- a CDS encoding CvpA family protein, with protein MQPYDYVMLAILVGAGLFGAVKGFAWQLASISSIVVSYFVAYRFREPLSESIVAEPPWDIFLAMLILFIGTSLVIWVAFNMVKETLDRLRLKEFDRQIGALFGLIKGALYCTLITLFAVTLMGDTIRSQIVASNSGRFIARNLDRSETVIPPEVQRFLRPYLERFDAEFENAKSRVEAGGESGSATEASGEGSPAGTGLFGTGQLMSES; from the coding sequence ATGCAACCTTACGACTACGTCATGCTAGCGATCCTGGTTGGCGCGGGCTTATTCGGCGCTGTCAAAGGATTTGCGTGGCAGCTAGCTTCGATTTCTTCCATCGTGGTCAGCTACTTCGTTGCGTATCGATTTCGCGAACCGCTCAGTGAATCGATTGTCGCGGAGCCGCCTTGGGACATTTTTCTGGCGATGCTGATTCTGTTTATCGGGACGTCGCTAGTCATCTGGGTTGCATTCAACATGGTCAAGGAAACGCTTGACCGGCTGAGGCTGAAAGAATTCGATCGTCAGATCGGCGCGCTGTTCGGGCTGATCAAGGGTGCTTTGTATTGCACCTTGATCACGCTGTTCGCGGTCACGCTGATGGGCGACACGATCCGTTCTCAGATCGTCGCCAGCAATAGCGGCCGGTTCATCGCACGAAATCTGGATCGCAGCGAAACGGTTATCCCGCCTGAGGTTCAGCGTTTCTTGCGGCCTTACCTGGAACGGTTCGACGCGGAGTTTGAGAACGCCAAGTCACGTGTCGAGGCCGGCGGAGAATCTGGCTCTGCGACTGAAGCGTCCGGCGAAGGCAGCCCGGCGGGCACGGGACTGTTCGGAACGGGGCAGTTGATGAGCGAGAGCTGA
- a CDS encoding GEVED domain-containing protein, translating to MKSLVNRKRRLLFQSLVDRRLLAVASISVPEASESDSEVVFTISLDEASDDDLTVLFDTVEDTAVAGSDFEPIVSKPIVFQAGELTKEVAVPLRDDLTRDLDRSFRGRIQVLDSSGRVVPFGEHQVLQEPGTFVAEYDFDEATQRFAYANFDSGQEFYSTSLSGDEPSVLLGRNQSSGQIASGGIIVVSDGQAVVMRGALEEANVVHLYRRPVDGSSPLVRISGPLDSGSIDQSNSISVSPDRRYIVYAFEESNTGSMQLYSVPADGSSAPVRLSDPRFEIDHLYDIGLFFTEDDRVVFQAAQPNDGLYIASLDGSTEPIRLSEGVDNDITIPFPQLSADGEWVFFSARTAPGVRETSLFRVPLDGSLPPQRVVQNTGSAARAITPDGGRVVYRINNGIIPPFDLMSAPVDGSSAPIRLNQELPEGREVINRVLMSHDGDTVFYFANIQDQSTYSVYSVPTIGGEPPMLLGTLPAGVKPHYLSLTPDSQHLVFSTDYFGGPQTLIELYSVRTDGSTPLIRLNGDAVGAVALARQDYVEMSPDGKTISYLSSEDSFIGDVGLFQVPVDGSRPSSRLNLSRHVSRSSVKRIDTGFVYRTQEVDNYMVSEVYRFAEAMVRDDDFDVADFGDAPSPYPVTLAQNGARHSVGSVFLGESVDVEADGQPDAQAAGDEATSLPRSEGIRFLTDVVAADVNTLASVEVVASEAAKLDAWIDFNRDGDWSDPGEQIFVSNDVTAGMSLQSFIVPGGATAGVTAARFRLSRDGGLSPLGSATDGEVEDYVLTVADGTVSEKRSVVLDHEQVSVSTEGGQPSVLAGRQYRFAAPFASVDVIEVIGGNQDQLFEILEMDWPNAAIELDGREGFNTLQILYPGTFDLTAGGMISAKGFSKLDLSMVSGVSIVIDETSIAELAGSDELVIAASAPHQVIFEDAADWVMASDLIEPGHFRQQLIHTVSGRSVSLETPLPWINLLNPFDVNNDGMTSPRDALAVINRLAVLDSQSGSSDLPDPSTLDSWLGFYYDANGDGIIAPRDALAVINRLATLEAMSSVTSESERPEASSLLALAGFDSANRERDRWFGEFEMLDQIELF from the coding sequence ATGAAATCTCTTGTTAATCGCAAGCGACGACTGCTGTTTCAGTCACTCGTCGATCGTCGCCTTCTCGCCGTCGCTTCGATCTCCGTGCCCGAGGCGTCTGAAAGCGATTCCGAAGTCGTTTTCACGATTTCGCTTGACGAAGCTTCGGATGACGATTTGACGGTTCTATTTGATACTGTCGAAGACACCGCCGTCGCCGGTTCTGATTTCGAGCCCATCGTCTCGAAGCCCATTGTCTTTCAAGCTGGTGAACTCACGAAGGAAGTTGCCGTTCCGCTTCGCGATGATCTGACCCGTGATCTCGATCGCTCTTTTCGTGGCAGGATTCAAGTGCTTGATTCGAGCGGCCGCGTCGTCCCATTTGGTGAGCATCAAGTTCTTCAGGAGCCAGGGACGTTTGTTGCTGAATACGACTTTGATGAGGCCACGCAGCGATTTGCCTATGCCAATTTTGATAGCGGCCAGGAGTTCTATTCCACATCGCTTTCTGGTGATGAGCCTTCTGTGCTGCTAGGTCGAAACCAATCATCTGGGCAAATAGCGTCTGGAGGAATTATCGTCGTTTCCGATGGGCAGGCCGTTGTGATGCGAGGGGCCTTGGAAGAAGCCAATGTGGTCCATCTTTATCGTCGTCCCGTCGATGGGTCATCGCCACTGGTACGCATTAGTGGCCCGTTGGATAGTGGCAGTATCGATCAATCCAATTCGATCTCAGTCAGTCCGGATCGGCGTTACATCGTTTATGCTTTCGAGGAATCGAACACCGGATCGATGCAGCTTTATTCCGTTCCGGCGGATGGCAGTTCGGCCCCGGTTCGTCTAAGTGACCCGCGGTTTGAAATTGATCATCTTTATGACATCGGCTTGTTCTTTACCGAGGACGATCGTGTCGTCTTTCAAGCTGCCCAGCCAAACGATGGACTTTACATCGCTTCGCTTGATGGATCGACGGAGCCAATCCGGCTAAGTGAGGGTGTGGACAACGATATTACGATTCCCTTTCCGCAGTTGTCGGCGGATGGCGAGTGGGTGTTTTTCAGTGCGCGGACTGCGCCGGGAGTGAGAGAGACGTCGCTGTTTCGAGTTCCACTAGACGGCTCATTGCCGCCGCAGCGAGTGGTTCAGAACACCGGAAGCGCGGCAAGGGCGATCACACCTGATGGCGGACGGGTTGTCTATCGCATCAACAACGGGATCATTCCTCCGTTTGATTTAATGAGTGCGCCGGTCGATGGCAGTTCCGCTCCGATTCGTCTGAATCAGGAACTACCAGAAGGCCGCGAAGTGATCAATCGCGTTCTCATGAGCCACGATGGGGACACCGTTTTTTACTTTGCAAACATTCAAGACCAATCAACGTATTCCGTGTATTCGGTGCCGACGATTGGTGGCGAGCCGCCGATGCTTTTGGGGACTCTTCCCGCTGGCGTCAAACCACATTATTTGAGTCTGACCCCGGACTCTCAGCACTTGGTCTTCAGCACAGATTATTTCGGCGGTCCGCAAACGCTGATCGAACTGTATTCGGTACGAACTGACGGTTCCACACCGTTGATCCGTTTAAATGGTGATGCTGTTGGTGCGGTCGCGTTGGCACGTCAGGACTATGTTGAGATGAGCCCGGATGGGAAGACGATTTCGTATCTCTCGTCAGAAGACTCATTCATTGGTGATGTGGGTTTGTTTCAGGTGCCTGTGGATGGTTCTCGCCCCTCGTCACGTTTGAATCTGTCTCGGCATGTCTCTCGCAGTTCGGTTAAACGAATCGATACTGGGTTTGTTTATCGGACTCAGGAAGTTGATAACTACATGGTTTCGGAAGTCTATCGATTCGCCGAGGCAATGGTTCGAGACGACGATTTCGATGTGGCTGACTTCGGCGATGCTCCCAGTCCCTACCCGGTCACCTTGGCTCAAAACGGCGCGCGGCATTCAGTTGGATCCGTGTTTCTGGGCGAGTCTGTTGACGTGGAAGCTGACGGTCAACCGGATGCCCAGGCGGCTGGCGATGAGGCCACTTCCCTGCCCCGCAGCGAAGGCATTCGTTTTCTGACAGACGTTGTTGCCGCGGACGTCAATACGCTGGCTAGTGTGGAGGTGGTTGCATCAGAAGCGGCCAAGCTCGATGCCTGGATTGACTTCAATCGAGACGGCGATTGGTCCGACCCCGGAGAGCAGATCTTTGTCAGCAACGATGTTACCGCTGGCATGTCGCTTCAGTCATTCATTGTGCCCGGTGGTGCCACTGCTGGTGTAACCGCTGCAAGGTTTCGTCTCAGTCGCGACGGTGGCCTTTCGCCACTTGGTAGCGCCACCGACGGAGAGGTTGAAGACTATGTATTGACCGTCGCCGATGGGACAGTTTCGGAAAAGCGAAGCGTTGTTCTTGACCACGAGCAAGTTTCAGTCTCGACCGAAGGTGGCCAGCCGAGCGTTCTTGCAGGCAGGCAGTATCGCTTTGCGGCGCCATTTGCAAGCGTTGATGTGATCGAAGTGATAGGCGGCAACCAGGATCAGTTGTTCGAAATCTTGGAAATGGATTGGCCAAACGCTGCGATCGAATTGGACGGCCGCGAGGGCTTCAACACACTTCAGATTTTGTACCCCGGCACGTTCGATCTCACTGCGGGTGGGATGATTTCGGCAAAGGGTTTTTCAAAACTTGATTTGTCCATGGTTTCGGGTGTAAGCATCGTTATTGATGAAACATCCATTGCTGAACTTGCCGGTTCTGACGAACTGGTGATTGCGGCTTCGGCCCCGCATCAAGTTATTTTCGAGGATGCGGCCGATTGGGTCATGGCTAGTGATTTGATTGAGCCGGGGCACTTTCGGCAGCAGTTGATCCATACCGTGAGTGGCCGGTCGGTTTCGCTGGAAACTCCCCTGCCCTGGATAAACTTGTTGAATCCATTTGACGTCAACAACGATGGCATGACGTCACCGCGTGATGCACTGGCGGTCATCAATCGGTTGGCGGTCTTAGACTCTCAGTCGGGTAGCAGTGACCTGCCAGATCCGTCAACTTTGGATTCTTGGTTGGGCTTTTATTACGATGCGAACGGTGACGGCATCATCGCACCGCGTGACGCCTTAGCCGTCATCAATCGTTTAGCCACTTTGGAAGCGATGTCTTCGGTGACCTCTGAATCAGAGCGTCCCGAAGCATCGAGCTTATTGGCTTTAGCAGGGTTCGATAGTGCGA